From the genome of Cyanobacteria bacterium GSL.Bin1, one region includes:
- a CDS encoding sucrose synthase, with translation MSELVQAVLESKERTDLRDFIDLLRREGSHRYLLRNDILNAFSTFCQDQEKNTDYARNSALGRLIYYTQELILEHESLYLIIRPQIAKQESYRIVDNLTVEPLTRQELLDVRDRFVNQYHPEEGDVFEIDFQPFYDYSPIIKDSKNIGRGVDFLNRYMSSKLFQDPNQWLTAVYNFLSLHSYNGITLLINGRIKDQQQLSTQVKRALEFVSELPQDKPYEEFQFDLQDLGFEPGWGNTAGRIQESLGILDELIDSPDNQGLEAFLSRIPMIFKIVLVSVHGWFGQEGVLGRPDTGGQVVYVLDQARSLEKQLEEDIELAGLTNLGVKPKVIILSRLIHNNDGTRCNERLEKVHGTENGWILRVPFREYNPKVTQDWISRFEIWPYLETYAIDAETELCAELEGKPDLIIGNYSDGNLVAFLLARRLNITQFNVAHALEKSKYLFSNLYWQDLEPNYHFSIQFTADLIAMNAAQCIISSTYQEIVGRPDSVGQYESYQNFTMPDLYHVVNGIELFSPKFNVVPPGVNENIYFPYTQQEDRIPNRVEQVKDLLFYKEDESQVFGKLDNPEKRPLFSMARLDRIKNLTGLVECFGKSPQLQEHCNLILVAGKLHTSETTDSEEREEIEKMYRLIEEYNLHGKIRWLGVRLPKSDSGEVYRVIADHEGIFVQPALFEAFGLTILEAMISGLPTFGTQFGGPLEIIQDQANGFYINPTNLEETAQKILDFVQKCDVNPDLWHEISQKARERVYTSYTWKIHTTKLLSLARIYGFWNFTSKENREDMLRYIESLFYLIYKPRAKALLEEHARR, from the coding sequence ATGTCTGAGTTAGTGCAAGCTGTCCTCGAAAGCAAAGAAAGAACTGATTTACGCGATTTTATCGATCTCCTGCGTCGTGAAGGATCTCATCGCTATCTCCTCCGGAATGATATTCTCAACGCCTTTTCTACGTTTTGCCAAGATCAGGAAAAAAATACGGATTATGCGAGAAACTCAGCATTAGGTCGCCTCATTTACTATACGCAAGAACTCATTTTAGAGCACGAAAGCCTTTATCTGATTATTCGTCCCCAAATTGCGAAACAAGAAAGTTATCGTATTGTTGATAACTTAACGGTCGAACCTCTGACCAGACAAGAATTATTAGATGTGCGCGATCGCTTCGTTAACCAGTATCATCCCGAGGAAGGGGATGTTTTTGAGATCGACTTTCAGCCCTTCTACGATTACTCTCCCATTATTAAAGACTCTAAAAATATTGGTCGTGGCGTGGACTTTCTCAACCGCTACATGTCCAGTAAACTTTTCCAAGACCCCAACCAATGGCTTACAGCCGTTTATAATTTTCTCAGTCTTCACAGTTATAACGGCATTACGCTTCTGATTAATGGGCGCATTAAAGACCAACAGCAACTTTCGACTCAGGTCAAACGGGCTCTTGAATTTGTCAGTGAGCTTCCTCAAGATAAACCTTACGAAGAGTTCCAATTTGATCTACAAGATCTTGGCTTTGAACCCGGTTGGGGAAATACCGCAGGGCGCATTCAAGAAAGCCTAGGTATTTTAGACGAACTGATCGATTCTCCAGACAATCAAGGCTTAGAAGCCTTTCTCTCTCGCATTCCTATGATCTTCAAGATTGTTTTAGTCTCAGTTCATGGTTGGTTTGGTCAAGAGGGAGTTTTAGGACGACCGGATACTGGGGGGCAAGTGGTTTATGTTTTAGACCAAGCCCGCAGTTTAGAAAAACAACTCGAAGAGGACATTGAATTAGCGGGATTAACCAACTTGGGCGTTAAGCCAAAAGTCATTATCCTCTCTCGCCTCATTCATAACAATGATGGTACCCGCTGTAATGAACGGTTAGAAAAAGTTCATGGTACAGAGAACGGCTGGATTTTGCGAGTTCCGTTTCGGGAATACAATCCGAAAGTGACACAAGATTGGATTTCTCGATTTGAAATTTGGCCCTACCTAGAAACCTATGCCATTGATGCCGAAACCGAACTTTGTGCCGAACTTGAAGGAAAACCCGATCTGATTATCGGCAACTATTCTGATGGCAATTTAGTGGCATTTCTCTTAGCCCGTCGTCTCAATATTACGCAGTTTAACGTTGCCCACGCCTTAGAAAAATCAAAATACTTGTTTAGTAACCTCTACTGGCAAGATTTAGAGCCGAATTATCATTTCTCAATTCAATTTACTGCTGATTTAATTGCCATGAATGCTGCCCAGTGTATTATCAGCAGTACCTATCAAGAAATTGTAGGGCGACCCGATAGTGTGGGACAGTATGAATCCTATCAAAATTTCACGATGCCCGATCTCTATCACGTTGTAAACGGGATTGAATTGTTTTCACCGAAGTTTAATGTCGTTCCCCCTGGTGTTAATGAAAATATTTACTTCCCTTATACGCAGCAAGAAGACCGGATTCCCAACCGCGTGGAACAGGTAAAAGACTTATTATTCTACAAAGAAGATGAGTCGCAAGTTTTTGGTAAATTGGATAACCCTGAAAAACGCCCCTTGTTCTCAATGGCCCGTTTAGATCGGATTAAAAACCTGACAGGATTAGTCGAATGTTTTGGGAAATCCCCGCAACTGCAAGAACACTGTAATCTGATTTTGGTGGCAGGAAAACTCCATACGTCCGAAACCACAGATAGTGAGGAACGGGAAGAAATTGAGAAAATGTATCGCCTCATTGAGGAATACAACTTGCATGGAAAAATTCGTTGGTTAGGGGTACGACTGCCAAAAAGCGATTCTGGTGAAGTGTATCGGGTAATTGCCGATCATGAAGGGATCTTTGTGCAACCTGCTTTATTTGAAGCGTTTGGTTTAACCATTTTAGAAGCAATGATCTCCGGCTTGCCCACCTTTGGTACACAGTTTGGCGGTCCCTTAGAAATTATTCAAGATCAGGCGAATGGATTTTATATTAATCCCACGAACTTAGAAGAAACTGCCCAAAAAATCCTTGATTTTGTTCAGAAATGTGATGTCAACCCTGATTTGTGGCATGAAATTTCCCAAAAAGCAAGGGAGCGGGTTTATACTAGCTACACTTGGAAAATTCATACAACCAAGCTTTTGTCTTTAGCCCGGATTTATGGCTTCTGGAATTTTACCTCGAAGGAAAATCGGGAAGATATGTTGCGTTATATCGAATCGCTGTTTTACCTCATTTACAAGCCAAGGGCAAAAGCGTTGTTAGAAGAACACGCCAGGCGGTAA
- a CDS encoding DnaJ domain-containing protein, whose translation MKNLPNYYELLDVSPDATVEEIKRAYRRLARKYHPDLNPGDKQAEETFKDLVEAYDVLCDPEEREKYDQLLNSRSPKSRRRSKPSNSKTRRDRAATENGQYGADFNRFVQQTFRKNTQRQAGTSSQQTSRRVPREDSNAYRPGTRKTAYKVETEQSRSPKERPRDVEARLKLPLEKAYRGGKERIRLEDGRSLEIDMPSGMIDGQQMRLRGQGLGGGDLYLTITIAPHCLFKLKDKDVFCRIPVTPSEAVFGSAIQVPTLDGLVEMSIPAGVKSGQRLRLANKGYPVDGERGDQLVEIQILVPPQPTAEEKELYQKLQEIQSFAPRDSLLKE comes from the coding sequence TTGGCTCGTAAATATCATCCTGATCTGAATCCGGGAGATAAACAAGCTGAAGAAACATTCAAAGATTTAGTTGAAGCCTACGATGTCTTATGTGATCCGGAAGAGCGGGAAAAGTATGACCAGTTACTCAACAGCCGTAGCCCCAAAAGCCGCCGTCGCAGTAAACCCTCTAATAGCAAAACGCGCCGCGATCGCGCTGCCACTGAAAATGGTCAGTATGGAGCAGATTTTAATCGCTTTGTGCAACAAACCTTTCGCAAAAACACGCAACGTCAGGCGGGAACATCTTCTCAACAAACTTCACGCCGCGTGCCTCGCGAAGATAGCAATGCCTATCGTCCAGGAACGCGTAAAACGGCTTACAAAGTCGAAACAGAACAGAGTCGTTCCCCAAAAGAACGTCCTCGTGATGTAGAAGCCAGATTAAAACTACCTTTGGAAAAAGCCTATCGTGGCGGCAAAGAGCGCATTCGCCTTGAAGATGGACGGTCCCTCGAAATTGATATGCCCTCGGGAATGATTGACGGTCAACAGATGCGCTTACGAGGACAAGGTCTTGGCGGAGGTGACTTATATTTGACCATTACGATTGCTCCCCATTGTTTGTTTAAACTCAAAGACAAAGATGTCTTCTGTCGCATTCCTGTCACTCCCAGTGAAGCGGTTTTCGGAAGTGCCATTCAAGTTCCTACTTTAGATGGCTTGGTGGAAATGTCAATTCCTGCTGGCGTCAAATCGGGTCAACGCTTACGTCTTGCAAATAAAGGTTATCCTGTGGATGGAGAACGGGGCGATCAACTGGTTGAAATTCAAATTCTGGTGCCTCCGCAACCCACTGCAGAAGAAAAAGAACTCTATCAAAAACTGCAAGAAATTCAGAGTTTTGCCCCTCGTGATTCACTCTTGAAAGAGTAG